Proteins encoded together in one Bombyx mori chromosome 24, ASM3026992v2 window:
- the LOC101740502 gene encoding vesicle transport protein GOT1B: MLEITDTQKIGVGLAGFGMTFLFLGVLLLFDKGLLAIGNILFISGLTCVIGIQRTFFFFFQRHKLKASVAFFSGITIVLLGWPMIGMIAEMYGFLLLFRGFLPSAINFLRMVPVLGSLLNLPIIRGIVDRIAGNNGRNMDDDP, translated from the exons atgcttGAGATAACGGATACACAGA AGATTGGCGTAGGCCTAGCTGGTTTCGGAATGACATTTCTATTCCTCGGAGTACTTCTGTTGTTCGATAAAGGTCTCCTAGCCATTGGCAAT ATCCTGTTCATAAGTGGTCTGACATGTGTGATCGGCATCCAGAGGacgtttttcttcttcttccaacGGCACAAGCTGAAGGCGTCCGTCGCCTTCTTCAGTGGGATCACTATAGTACTGCTCGGCTGGCCCATGATCGGGATGATAGCCGAGATGTACGGCTTCTTGCTGTTGTTCAG agGATTCCTGCCTTCTGCCATTAATTTCTTAAGGATGGTACCAGTTTTGGGGTCGCTACTGAATCTTCCGATAATAAGAGGG ATCGTCGATAGGATAGCGGGAAACAATGGTCGGAACATG